Proteins co-encoded in one Streptococcus pyogenes genomic window:
- a CDS encoding aspartate carbamoyltransferase catalytic subunit — MSVVNNRVALTNLVSMEALTTEEVLGLINRGSEYKAGKVVISDHQKDLVANLFFENSTRTHKSFEVAEKKLGLTVLDFNADASAVNKGESLYDTVLTMSALGTDICVIRHPEDDYYKELVESPTITASIVNGGDGSGQHPSQCLLDLLTIYEEFGRFEGLKIAIAGDLTHSRVAKSNMQILKRLGAELYFYGPEEWYSEAFNAYGTYIAIDQIIKELDVLMLLRVQHERHDGHQSFSKEGYHQAFGLTQERYQQLKDSAIIMHPAPVNRDVEIADSLVEAPKARIVSQMANGVFVRMAIIEAILNGRNKNS, encoded by the coding sequence ATGTCAGTTGTAAATAATCGCGTTGCACTTACCAATTTAGTTTCAATGGAAGCATTAACCACCGAAGAAGTTTTAGGTCTTATCAACCGTGGTTCAGAATATAAGGCTGGTAAAGTTGTTATTTCGGATCATCAAAAGGATCTTGTTGCCAATTTATTCTTTGAAAACTCCACCCGAACCCATAAGTCTTTTGAAGTGGCTGAGAAGAAACTCGGCTTGACAGTTCTTGATTTCAATGCTGATGCAAGTGCGGTTAACAAGGGAGAAAGTTTGTATGATACTGTGTTAACCATGAGTGCACTTGGAACAGACATCTGTGTGATTCGTCACCCAGAAGATGATTATTACAAGGAATTAGTAGAAAGTCCAACTATTACAGCTTCCATTGTCAATGGAGGAGATGGTTCTGGACAACACCCGAGTCAATGTTTACTTGACTTATTAACCATCTATGAAGAATTTGGACGCTTTGAAGGCTTAAAGATTGCGATCGCTGGTGACTTAACTCACTCTAGGGTGGCAAAGTCCAACATGCAAATCCTCAAAAGATTAGGAGCAGAGCTTTATTTCTATGGACCTGAAGAATGGTATTCAGAAGCCTTTAATGCTTACGGCACTTATATTGCTATTGACCAGATTATTAAGGAATTGGATGTTCTTATGTTGCTGCGTGTACAGCACGAACGTCATGACGGCCATCAGAGTTTTTCAAAAGAAGGTTACCATCAAGCGTTTGGATTGACACAGGAACGTTACCAACAATTAAAAGATTCTGCTATTATTATGCATCCAGCTCCAGTTAATCGGGATGTGGAAATTGCAGATAGTTTGGTGGAAGCTCCTAAAGCGAGAATTGTATCTCAGATGGCTAATGGTGTCTTTGTTCGCATGGCTATTATTGAAGCCATTTTGAATGGTAGAAATAAAAACTCATGA
- a CDS encoding uracil-xanthine permease family protein, with amino-acid sequence MKDVIYDVEEVPKAGMLVGLSFQHLFAMFGATVLVPILVGIDPSVALLSSGLGTLAHLSVTKFKIPAYMGSSFAYIAAMQLLMKTNGIGAVAQGAMTGGLVYLIVALIVKAIGNDWIDNILPPIVVGPIVMVIGLSLASTAVNDVMLKNGNYNLTYLVIGLVTLLSVIFFNIYGKGIVAIVPLLLGLLVGYVVALLVGVLTGQEIVDFTNVAQAKWFSIPSVEIPFLTYGVKFYPSAILTMAPIAFVTMTEHFGHIMVLNSLTKRDYFKDPGLEKTLTGDGFAQIIAGFLGAPPVTSYGENIGVMALNKIFSVYVIAGAAVIAALLSFIGKVSALIQSIPTPVIGGISVALFGVIASSGLKILIESKVDMDNKKNLLIASVILVSGIGGLMLQVNGLQISGVAFSTLLGIILYQVLPEK; translated from the coding sequence GTGAAAGATGTCATTTATGATGTGGAAGAAGTGCCAAAGGCAGGTATGTTAGTTGGTTTGTCCTTTCAGCACTTATTTGCTATGTTTGGTGCGACTGTTCTGGTTCCCATTCTAGTTGGAATTGACCCATCAGTTGCTTTGTTATCTAGTGGTTTAGGAACCCTTGCCCACTTATCAGTGACCAAATTTAAAATTCCAGCCTACATGGGCTCAAGTTTTGCTTATATAGCAGCTATGCAGTTACTGATGAAGACAAATGGTATTGGTGCTGTAGCTCAAGGGGCTATGACAGGAGGTCTCGTTTACCTGATTGTAGCTTTGATTGTTAAAGCTATTGGCAATGATTGGATTGATAACATCTTACCACCGATTGTGGTTGGTCCGATTGTTATGGTCATTGGTCTAAGCCTAGCTTCTACAGCTGTTAATGATGTCATGCTAAAAAATGGGAACTATAATCTGACTTATCTTGTTATTGGGTTAGTCACCTTATTATCAGTTATTTTTTTCAATATTTATGGTAAGGGAATTGTTGCTATTGTACCGCTTTTATTAGGGCTATTAGTTGGTTATGTTGTAGCCCTTTTAGTGGGTGTTCTCACCGGTCAAGAAATTGTTGATTTTACCAATGTGGCTCAGGCCAAATGGTTTAGTATCCCATCAGTGGAAATTCCTTTCTTAACCTACGGGGTTAAATTCTACCCAAGTGCCATTTTAACTATGGCACCCATTGCCTTTGTTACAATGACAGAACATTTTGGACACATTATGGTCTTAAATAGTTTGACAAAAAGAGATTATTTCAAGGATCCAGGACTTGAAAAGACTTTAACTGGTGATGGTTTTGCGCAAATCATTGCCGGCTTCTTAGGGGCACCTCCGGTCACTTCTTATGGTGAAAACATCGGTGTAATGGCTTTGAATAAAATATTCTCGGTCTATGTTATTGCAGGTGCCGCAGTGATTGCCGCTCTCCTCAGTTTTATCGGTAAGGTATCAGCCTTAATTCAATCTATTCCAACACCAGTTATTGGAGGTATATCAGTTGCCTTGTTTGGTGTGATAGCTTCTAGCGGTTTGAAAATCTTGATTGAATCCAAAGTTGATATGGATAATAAGAAAAACTTATTGATTGCTAGTGTTATTTTGGTCTCTGGGATTGGAGGATTGATGCTTCAAGTAAATGGTCTTCAAATTTCAGGTGTCGCTTTCTCAACACTCCTTGGCATCATCTTATATCAGGTACTTCCTGAAAAATAG
- the lspA gene encoding signal peptidase II: MKKRLFVLSLILLVALDQLSKFWIVSHIALGEVKPFIPGIVSLTYLQNNGAAFSILQDQQWFFVVITVLVIGYAIYYLATHPHLNIWKQLALLLIISGGIGNFIDRLRLAYVIDMIHLDFVDFAIFNVADSYLTVGVILLLICLWKEEDYGN; the protein is encoded by the coding sequence ATGAAAAAACGATTGTTTGTGCTTAGCTTGATCCTCCTTGTAGCTTTGGATCAACTTAGTAAATTTTGGATTGTTTCTCATATAGCGCTTGGAGAAGTGAAACCCTTTATCCCAGGTATCGTCAGCTTGACTTACTTGCAAAACAATGGGGCTGCCTTTTCCATATTGCAGGACCAGCAATGGTTCTTTGTTGTCATAACGGTTTTAGTTATCGGTTATGCTATTTATTACCTTGCTACTCATCCCCATTTAAATATCTGGAAACAATTAGCTCTCTTGCTTATTATTTCTGGTGGAATCGGGAATTTTATTGATCGTTTGCGTTTAGCTTACGTGATTGATATGATTCATTTAGACTTTGTGGATTTTGCCATTTTTAATGTGGCAGATTCATACCTTACCGTTGGTGTCATATTATTATTGATATGTTTATGGAAAGAAGAGGATTATGGAAATTAA
- a CDS encoding carbamoyl phosphate synthase small subunit — translation MTKRLLILEDGTIFEGEPFGADIDVTGEIVFNTGMTGYQESITDQSYNGQILTFTYPLIGNYGINRDDYESISPTCKGVVVSEVSRLASNWRKQMTLDAFLKIKGIPGISGIDTRALTKIIRQHGTMKATMADDGDSIQHLKDQLRATVLPTNTIEQVSTKTAYPAPGIGKNIVLVDFGLKHSILREFSKRQCNITVVPFNITAEEVLQLNPDGLMLSNGPGNPEDLPEALDMIRGVQGKIPIFGICMGHQLFSLANGAKTCKMTFGHRGFNHAVREIATGRIDFTSQNHGYAVERSSLPDTLMVTHEDINDKTVEGVKHRDFPAFSVQFHPDAAPGPHDASYLFDEFLEMIDSWRCTSK, via the coding sequence ATGACAAAACGATTACTTATTTTAGAAGACGGCACTATTTTTGAAGGAGAACCCTTTGGTGCTGATATTGATGTGACTGGTGAAATTGTCTTTAATACAGGAATGACAGGCTACCAAGAATCCATCACTGACCAATCCTACAATGGGCAAATTTTAACCTTTACCTATCCTTTGATTGGAAATTATGGGATTAATCGAGATGACTATGAGTCCATTTCACCCACCTGTAAAGGGGTTGTTGTGTCTGAAGTCAGTCGGTTGGCAAGTAATTGGCGCAAGCAAATGACGCTAGATGCGTTCTTGAAAATAAAAGGGATTCCAGGGATTTCGGGAATTGATACGAGAGCTTTGACCAAAATTATTCGGCAACACGGTACCATGAAAGCTACGATGGCAGATGATGGAGATAGTATCCAGCATTTAAAAGATCAACTGCGTGCAACAGTCTTACCGACTAACACCATTGAACAAGTGTCAACTAAAACAGCTTATCCTGCACCAGGGATCGGGAAAAATATTGTATTGGTTGATTTTGGTTTAAAACATTCTATTTTAAGAGAATTTTCTAAAAGACAATGTAATATCACCGTTGTCCCTTTCAACATCACTGCAGAAGAAGTGCTCCAACTAAATCCGGATGGCTTGATGCTATCTAATGGCCCAGGAAACCCAGAAGATTTGCCAGAGGCTTTAGACATGATTCGTGGGGTACAAGGTAAGATTCCTATTTTTGGTATTTGTATGGGACATCAACTCTTTAGTCTAGCAAATGGTGCTAAGACTTGTAAAATGACCTTTGGTCATCGTGGCTTTAACCATGCCGTTAGAGAAATTGCAACGGGAAGAATTGATTTTACCAGTCAAAACCATGGTTATGCCGTTGAACGTAGTAGTCTACCTGATACTTTAATGGTTACGCATGAAGACATTAACGATAAGACGGTCGAAGGAGTGAAACATAGAGATTTTCCAGCTTTTTCAGTCCAATTTCACCCTGATGCGGCTCCAGGACCTCATGATGCCAGCTACTTATTTGACGAATTTTTGGAAATGATTGATTCTTGGAGATGTACGAGTAAATAG
- a CDS encoding CapA family protein, with amino-acid sequence MIKTMQYKKTMATVVALIVALLLFGLIYDLLGVQKNELAAQKSAQPKVKTARVVANGDILIHDILYMSARKADDTYDFTPYFEYVKDWISGADLAIGDYEGTISPDYPLAGYPLFNAPEEIAGALKNTGYDVVDLAHNHILDSQLDGALNTKKVFHQLGIDSIGIYDKDRSKESFLIKNVNGIKIAILGYSYGYNGMEATLSQEDYEKHMSDLDEAKIKKELQLAEKKADVTIVMPQMGTEYALEPTAEQKELYHKMIDWGADVVLGGHPHVIEPSETVIKGRQKKFIIYSMGNFISNQRLETVDDIWTERGLLMDLTFEKKDNKTKIKTVEAHPTMVLAKGKGIVGKEGFELYNYRTMVLEDFIKGGKYHDKIDEETKAKVALAYQEINDLVNLKW; translated from the coding sequence TTGATTAAAACTATGCAATACAAAAAAACGATGGCAACAGTTGTTGCTCTTATCGTCGCACTTTTGCTATTTGGCTTGATTTATGATTTACTTGGGGTTCAAAAAAATGAGCTAGCAGCTCAAAAATCTGCTCAGCCAAAGGTCAAAACAGCGCGTGTTGTAGCTAATGGCGACATTTTAATTCATGATATTCTCTACATGAGTGCTAGAAAAGCTGACGATACCTATGATTTCACTCCTTATTTTGAATATGTTAAGGACTGGATTAGCGGTGCTGACTTAGCTATTGGAGATTATGAAGGGACCATTAGCCCAGATTATCCCTTAGCAGGCTATCCCTTATTCAATGCTCCAGAAGAGATTGCAGGTGCTCTGAAAAATACTGGCTATGATGTAGTCGATTTAGCCCATAATCATATCTTAGATTCCCAATTAGACGGTGCCCTTAACACTAAAAAGGTTTTTCATCAATTAGGTATAGACAGTATTGGCATCTATGACAAGGATCGTTCAAAAGAATCCTTCTTAATTAAAAATGTCAATGGTATCAAAATTGCAATTTTAGGTTATTCTTATGGTTATAACGGCATGGAGGCCACACTTAGCCAAGAAGACTATGAGAAACACATGTCTGATTTAGATGAAGCTAAGATAAAAAAAGAACTTCAGCTAGCTGAAAAAAAGGCTGACGTGACCATTGTTATGCCACAAATGGGAACAGAATATGCCTTAGAACCGACAGCAGAACAAAAAGAACTTTACCACAAAATGATTGATTGGGGAGCTGACGTCGTCCTAGGAGGCCATCCGCATGTTATTGAACCTTCAGAGACAGTTATAAAAGGTAGGCAAAAGAAATTCATTATTTACTCTATGGGAAATTTTATTTCAAATCAGCGGCTTGAAACCGTAGATGATATCTGGACTGAGCGTGGCCTATTGATGGACCTTACTTTTGAGAAAAAAGATAACAAAACAAAAATTAAAACAGTTGAGGCCCATCCAACCATGGTTTTAGCCAAAGGTAAAGGCATTGTGGGTAAAGAAGGTTTTGAACTATACAATTATCGAACAATGGTTTTAGAAGATTTTATCAAAGGTGGAAAATACCACGACAAGATTGATGAGGAAACCAAAGCAAAAGTAGCACTTGCCTATCAGGAAATTAATGATTTAGTTAACCTGAAATGGTAA
- the rplU gene encoding 50S ribosomal protein L21, with protein MSTYAIIKTGGKQVKVEVGQAIYVEKIDAEAGAEVTFNEVVLVGGDKTVVGTPVVEGATVVGTVEKQGKQKKVVTFKYKPKKGSHRKQGHRQPYTKVVINAINA; from the coding sequence ATGAGCACATACGCAATCATCAAAACTGGTGGAAAACAAGTTAAAGTTGAAGTAGGTCAAGCAATCTACGTTGAGAAAATTGACGCTGAAGCTGGCGCAGAAGTCACTTTTAACGAAGTTGTTCTTGTAGGTGGTGACAAAACTGTAGTTGGTACTCCAGTTGTTGAAGGAGCTACTGTCGTTGGAACTGTTGAAAAACAAGGAAAACAAAAGAAAGTTGTAACTTTCAAATACAAACCTAAAAAAGGTAGCCACCGTAAACAAGGTCATCGTCAACCTTACACTAAAGTTGTCATCAACGCAATCAACGCTTAA
- the rpmA gene encoding 50S ribosomal protein L27 translates to MLKMNLANLQLFAHKKGGGSTSNGRDSQAKRLGAKAADGQTVSGGSILYRQRGTHIYPGVNVGRGGDDTLFAKVEGVVRFERKGRDKKQVSVYPVAK, encoded by the coding sequence ATGTTAAAAATGAATCTTGCTAACTTGCAACTTTTCGCCCACAAAAAAGGTGGAGGTTCTACATCAAACGGACGTGACTCACAAGCTAAACGCCTTGGTGCTAAAGCTGCTGACGGTCAAACTGTTTCAGGTGGATCAATCCTTTACCGTCAACGTGGAACTCATATCTACCCAGGTGTAAACGTAGGCCGTGGTGGAGATGACACACTTTTTGCTAAAGTTGAAGGTGTTGTACGTTTCGAACGTAAAGGACGCGATAAAAAACAAGTTTCTGTTTACCCAGTAGCTAAATAA
- a CDS encoding ribosomal-processing cysteine protease Prp gives MIKAIFTRQKNGQLSSVTLTGHAGSGKHGFDIVCASVSTLAINFVNSLEVLADCQALVDLNDVEGGYMAITIPPHDNKEEVQLLFESFLLGMTSLAKDSSKFVNTQVI, from the coding sequence ATGATTAAAGCAATTTTTACTCGCCAAAAAAATGGTCAACTGAGCAGTGTTACACTGACAGGTCATGCTGGTAGTGGTAAACATGGCTTTGATATTGTTTGTGCCTCTGTTAGTACTCTAGCCATTAACTTTGTTAATTCTCTTGAGGTGTTAGCAGATTGCCAAGCATTAGTAGATCTTAATGATGTTGAAGGTGGGTATATGGCTATTACAATACCACCACATGACAACAAGGAGGAAGTTCAATTATTATTTGAATCTTTTCTTCTAGGAATGACTAGTTTGGCGAAGGATTCTTCGAAATTTGTCAACACTCAGGTCATCTAA
- a CDS encoding RluA family pseudouridine synthase → MEINVITSGQRLDKALADLSPLSRGQANDQIKQGLVLVNGQQKKAKYTVQAGDVICFELPKEEVLEYQAQNIPLDIIYEDDALAIINKPQGMVVHPSAGHPSGTMVNALMYHIKDLSSINGVVRPGIVHRIDKDTSGLLMVAKTDAAHQALAEELKAKKSLRKYLAIVHGNLPNDRGMIEAPIGRSEKDRKKQAVTAKGKEAVTRFTVLERFGDYSLVELQLETGRTHQIRVHMAYIGHPVAGDPLYGPRKTLSGHGQFLHAKTLGLTHPMTGKEMIFTVEAPEIFQKVLKLLRKK, encoded by the coding sequence ATGGAAATTAATGTGATAACATCGGGGCAACGCTTGGATAAGGCACTAGCTGATTTAAGTCCCCTGTCACGTGGTCAAGCCAATGACCAAATTAAGCAAGGCCTTGTTTTAGTTAATGGTCAGCAAAAAAAGGCTAAATATACGGTTCAAGCAGGAGATGTGATTTGTTTTGAACTCCCTAAAGAAGAAGTCTTAGAGTACCAAGCTCAGAATATTCCCTTGGACATTATCTATGAAGATGATGCTCTCGCCATTATTAACAAGCCACAGGGAATGGTAGTTCACCCTTCGGCGGGACACCCTTCAGGAACAATGGTTAATGCCTTGATGTATCATATCAAGGATTTGTCCTCAATCAATGGTGTGGTTCGTCCAGGAATTGTTCATCGGATTGATAAGGACACCTCCGGTCTCTTAATGGTAGCTAAAACAGATGCGGCTCATCAAGCCTTAGCAGAAGAATTGAAGGCTAAAAAATCTCTCAGAAAATACCTCGCCATTGTCCATGGAAACCTACCGAATGATCGCGGGATGATTGAAGCTCCTATAGGTCGTAGCGAAAAGGACCGTAAAAAACAGGCTGTTACTGCAAAAGGCAAAGAAGCAGTGACACGTTTTACAGTGCTAGAACGTTTTGGCGATTACAGTCTAGTGGAATTACAACTGGAAACTGGTCGAACGCACCAAATTCGTGTTCATATGGCCTATATTGGTCATCCTGTTGCTGGGGACCCTTTATATGGACCACGTAAGACACTATCAGGTCATGGCCAATTTCTTCATGCAAAAACATTGGGATTAACGCATCCTATGACAGGAAAAGAAATGATATTTACTGTTGAAGCTCCCGAAATTTTTCAAAAGGTGTTAAAGCTGCTAAGAAAAAAATAA
- the pyrR gene encoding bifunctional pyr operon transcriptional regulator/uracil phosphoribosyltransferase PyrR — MKTKEIVDDVTMKRAITRITYEIIERNKQLDNVVLAGIKTRGVFLARRIQERLHQLEGLDLPIGELDIKPFRDDMRVEEDTTLMSVDITGKDVILIDDVLYTGRTIRAAIDNLVSLGRPARVSLAVLVDRGHRELPIRADYVGKNIPTSSVEEIVVEVVEVDGRDRVSIIDPT; from the coding sequence ATGAAAACTAAGGAAATTGTTGATGACGTGACCATGAAACGCGCCATTACCCGTATTACTTATGAAATTATTGAACGTAATAAACAATTAGACAATGTGGTTTTGGCAGGCATCAAAACGAGAGGTGTTTTTCTAGCTCGTCGCATTCAAGAAAGACTGCATCAATTAGAAGGGTTGGATTTACCAATTGGTGAGTTAGACATCAAGCCTTTTAGAGATGACATGAGAGTTGAGGAAGACACAACTCTGATGTCAGTAGATATTACAGGCAAGGATGTGATTTTGATTGATGATGTGCTTTATACTGGTCGTACCATCCGCGCAGCCATCGATAACTTAGTGAGTTTAGGTCGACCAGCCCGTGTTAGTCTAGCTGTTTTGGTGGATCGTGGCCATCGGGAATTACCGATTCGCGCGGATTACGTTGGGAAAAATATTCCAACAAGCAGTGTAGAAGAAATTGTTGTTGAGGTTGTCGAAGTCGATGGCCGTGATCGTGTTAGCATTATTGACCCAACATAA
- the thiI gene encoding tRNA uracil 4-sulfurtransferase ThiI, which translates to MDYSEIMVRHGELSTKGKNRMRFINKLKNNIQDVLAPFPAITVRSDRDRTHVSLNGTDYQPIVEALKLVFGVQALSPVYKLEKSVPLLVTAVQDIMTSLYRDGLTFKIATKRSDHAFELDSRELNSLLGGAVFEVLPNIQAQMKHPDVTLKVEIRDEAAYISYEEIKGAGGLPVGTSGKGMLMLSGGIDSPVAGYLALKRGLDIEVVHFASPPYTSPGALAKAQDLTRRLTRFGGNIQFIEVPFTEIQEEIKNKAPEAYLMTLTRRFMMRITDAIREQRKGLVIVNGESLGQVASQTLESMQAINAVTSTPIIRPVVTMDKLEIIEMAQAIDTFDISIQPFEDCCTIFAPDRPKTNPKLGNAEKYEERFDIDGLVQRAVSGIVVTEITPEIVNDEVENLIDALL; encoded by the coding sequence ATGGACTATTCAGAAATTATGGTTCGCCATGGTGAACTATCAACTAAAGGGAAGAATCGCATGCGATTCATTAACAAACTTAAAAACAATATTCAAGACGTACTGGCTCCTTTCCCAGCCATTACTGTCCGTTCAGATCGTGATAGGACCCATGTGTCTCTAAATGGCACAGATTATCAGCCTATTGTAGAAGCTTTAAAGCTGGTGTTTGGTGTTCAAGCTCTATCTCCTGTTTATAAACTTGAAAAAAGTGTCCCTCTTTTGGTAACAGCTGTTCAAGATATCATGACTTCTCTTTATCGTGATGGACTGACGTTTAAGATTGCCACTAAGCGTAGTGATCACGCGTTTGAATTGGATAGTCGTGAGCTTAACAGTCTTCTTGGTGGAGCTGTTTTTGAGGTTTTACCAAATATCCAAGCCCAGATGAAACATCCCGATGTGACTCTCAAAGTCGAAATTCGTGATGAAGCAGCTTACATTTCTTATGAAGAGATTAAGGGAGCAGGCGGGTTACCGGTAGGAACGTCAGGGAAAGGGATGCTGATGTTATCGGGCGGTATTGATTCACCAGTAGCTGGGTATTTAGCCCTTAAACGTGGCCTTGATATTGAAGTTGTTCATTTTGCTAGCCCTCCGTACACCAGTCCAGGTGCCTTGGCTAAAGCCCAAGACCTTACTCGTCGATTAACTCGTTTTGGTGGAAATATCCAATTTATCGAGGTTCCTTTTACAGAAATTCAAGAAGAAATTAAAAATAAGGCACCAGAGGCTTACCTTATGACATTAACCCGCCGCTTTATGATGCGCATCACAGATGCCATTCGTGAGCAACGTAAGGGTCTTGTTATTGTTAACGGTGAGAGCCTAGGTCAGGTTGCTAGTCAAACCCTTGAAAGCATGCAGGCCATTAATGCGGTAACATCAACTCCAATTATTAGACCAGTCGTGACAATGGATAAACTTGAAATTATCGAGATGGCTCAGGCGATTGATACTTTTGACATTTCTATTCAACCGTTCGAAGATTGCTGTACTATTTTTGCACCAGACCGTCCTAAAACCAACCCTAAACTAGGTAATGCTGAAAAATATGAAGAACGCTTTGATATTGATGGTCTTGTCCAGCGTGCTGTGTCAGGAATTGTTGTCACAGAAATCACACCTGAAATCGTCAATGATGAGGTTGAAAATCTCATTGATGCTTTACTTTAA
- a CDS encoding LysR family transcriptional regulator codes for MNIQQLRYVVAIANNGTFREAASKLFVSQPSLSVSIKDLEAELGFQIFNRTTSGTVLTSQGLVFYEKALEVVKSFDSFEKTFSQADLDQNEFSIASQHYDFLPPLITAFSQQYDGHRVFRIFESTTIQILDEVAQGNSEIGIIYLNVDNQKGLFQRMDKLGLEYVSLIPFTTHIYLSKTHPLANREALYLNDIQGLPAVRFTQERDEYLYYSENFVDTSECPRIYNVSDRATLNGILERTNAFATGSGFLDHRSVNGIKVIPLADHIDNQMIYVKRKDKNLSVAGATFVTILKDYFDKRRKALT; via the coding sequence ATGAATATTCAACAATTACGCTATGTGGTAGCCATCGCTAATAATGGAACTTTTCGAGAAGCTGCCTCTAAATTGTTTGTCAGTCAGCCTAGCTTATCAGTTTCTATCAAAGATTTAGAGGCGGAATTAGGGTTTCAAATTTTTAATCGGACTACTTCAGGAACAGTCTTGACAAGTCAAGGACTAGTTTTTTATGAGAAAGCTTTAGAAGTAGTCAAGTCTTTTGATTCTTTTGAAAAAACCTTTTCTCAAGCTGATCTGGATCAAAATGAATTTTCTATTGCTAGCCAACATTATGACTTTTTGCCACCTCTTATTACAGCTTTTTCGCAACAATACGATGGTCATCGTGTCTTTCGTATCTTTGAATCAACAACTATTCAAATTTTAGATGAAGTTGCTCAAGGAAACAGTGAAATTGGTATTATTTACTTGAATGTAGACAATCAAAAAGGTCTCTTTCAGCGGATGGATAAGCTGGGCTTAGAATATGTTTCTCTAATTCCTTTTACTACTCATATTTATCTTTCAAAAACGCATCCATTGGCTAATCGCGAAGCGCTTTATTTGAACGATATTCAAGGATTACCTGCGGTAAGGTTTACCCAAGAAAGGGACGAGTATTTGTATTATTCTGAAAATTTTGTGGATACTAGTGAATGCCCTCGTATTTATAATGTGTCAGATAGGGCAACCTTGAACGGTATTTTAGAGAGAACCAATGCCTTTGCGACAGGATCAGGTTTTCTCGATCATCGGAGTGTTAATGGGATTAAAGTGATACCTCTAGCTGATCATATTGACAATCAAATGATTTATGTCAAACGAAAAGATAAAAACCTTTCTGTTGCTGGGGCCACTTTTGTGACTATTTTAAAAGACTATTTTGATAAAAGAAGGAAGGCCTTAACATGA